In a single window of the Callithrix jacchus isolate 240 chromosome 1, calJac240_pri, whole genome shotgun sequence genome:
- the SLC25A18 gene encoding mitochondrial glutamate carrier 2 isoform X2, protein MTHQDLSITAKLINGGVAGLVGVTCVFPADLAKTRLQNQHGKAMIDCLMKTARAEGFFGMYRGAAVNLTLVTPEKAIKLAANDFFRQLLMEDGMQRNLKMEMLAGCGAGICQVVVTCPMEMLKIQLQDAGRLAAHHQGPASVPSSSRSYTTGPASTHKRPSAALIAWELLRTQGLAGLYRGLGATLLRDIPFSIIYFPLFANLNNLGFNELAGKASFAHSFASGCVAGSVAAVAVTPLDVLKTRIQTLKKGLGEDMYSGITDCARKLWIQEGPSAFMKGAGCRALVIAPLFGIAQGVYFIGIGERILKCFE, encoded by the exons ATGACCCACCAGGATCTGAG CATCACAGCCAAACTCATCAACGGAGGCGTGGCAGGGCTCGTGGGGGTGACCTGCGTGTTTCCCGCCGACCTGGCCAAGACTCGGCTGCAGAATCAGCATGGAAAAGCCAT GATCGACTGCCTGATGAAGACGGCGCGGGCGGAGGGCTTCTTCGGCATGTACCGAG GGGCTGCAGTGAACCTCACTCTGGTCACTCCAGAGAAGGCCATCAAGCTGGCGGCCAATGACTTCTTCCGGCAGCTGCTCATGGAAGATGG GATGCAGCGGAACCTGAAGATGGAGATGCTCGCCGGGTGTGGCGCTGGGATATGCCAGGTGGTGGTTACCTGTCCCATGGAAATGCTCAAGATTCAGCTGCAGGATGCTGGACGCTTGG CCGCCCATCATCAGGGCCCAGCCTCAGtgccctcctcctccaggtcCTACACAACTGGTCCGGCTTCCACCCACAAGCGCCCCTCTGCCGCCCTCATTGCCTGGGAGCTGCTCCGCACGCAGGGCCTGGCGGGGCTCTACAGGGGCCTGGGTGCCACTCTCCTCAG GGACATTCCCTTCTCCATCATCTACTTCCCGCTGTTTGCCAACCTTAACAACCTGGGGTTCAACGAGCTCGCCGGTAAGGCGTCCTTTGCACATTCCTTCGCGTCAGGCTGTGTGGCAGGTTCCGTAGCTGCGGTCGCAGTGACGCCTCTGGATG TTCTGAAAACGCGAATCCAAACCCTCAAGAAAGGCCTGGGTGAGGACATGTACAGCGGGATCACTGATTGTGCCAG GAAACTCTGGATTCAGGAGGGACCATCTGCCTTCATGAAAGGCGCCGGCTGCCGGGCGCTGGTCATAGCACCCCTCTTTGGGATTGCTCAAGGGGTCTATTTCATTGGGATTGGAGAGCGCATCTTAAAGTGTTTTGAGTAG
- the SLC25A18 gene encoding mitochondrial glutamate carrier 2 isoform X1 produces MTHQDLSITAKLINGGVAGLVGVTCVFPADLAKTRLQNQHGKAMYKGMIDCLMKTARAEGFFGMYRGAAVNLTLVTPEKAIKLAANDFFRQLLMEDGMQRNLKMEMLAGCGAGICQVVVTCPMEMLKIQLQDAGRLAAHHQGPASVPSSSRSYTTGPASTHKRPSAALIAWELLRTQGLAGLYRGLGATLLRDIPFSIIYFPLFANLNNLGFNELAGKASFAHSFASGCVAGSVAAVAVTPLDVLKTRIQTLKKGLGEDMYSGITDCARKLWIQEGPSAFMKGAGCRALVIAPLFGIAQGVYFIGIGERILKCFE; encoded by the exons ATGACCCACCAGGATCTGAG CATCACAGCCAAACTCATCAACGGAGGCGTGGCAGGGCTCGTGGGGGTGACCTGCGTGTTTCCCGCCGACCTGGCCAAGACTCGGCTGCAGAATCAGCATGGAAAAGCCATGTACAAAGGAAT GATCGACTGCCTGATGAAGACGGCGCGGGCGGAGGGCTTCTTCGGCATGTACCGAG GGGCTGCAGTGAACCTCACTCTGGTCACTCCAGAGAAGGCCATCAAGCTGGCGGCCAATGACTTCTTCCGGCAGCTGCTCATGGAAGATGG GATGCAGCGGAACCTGAAGATGGAGATGCTCGCCGGGTGTGGCGCTGGGATATGCCAGGTGGTGGTTACCTGTCCCATGGAAATGCTCAAGATTCAGCTGCAGGATGCTGGACGCTTGG CCGCCCATCATCAGGGCCCAGCCTCAGtgccctcctcctccaggtcCTACACAACTGGTCCGGCTTCCACCCACAAGCGCCCCTCTGCCGCCCTCATTGCCTGGGAGCTGCTCCGCACGCAGGGCCTGGCGGGGCTCTACAGGGGCCTGGGTGCCACTCTCCTCAG GGACATTCCCTTCTCCATCATCTACTTCCCGCTGTTTGCCAACCTTAACAACCTGGGGTTCAACGAGCTCGCCGGTAAGGCGTCCTTTGCACATTCCTTCGCGTCAGGCTGTGTGGCAGGTTCCGTAGCTGCGGTCGCAGTGACGCCTCTGGATG TTCTGAAAACGCGAATCCAAACCCTCAAGAAAGGCCTGGGTGAGGACATGTACAGCGGGATCACTGATTGTGCCAG GAAACTCTGGATTCAGGAGGGACCATCTGCCTTCATGAAAGGCGCCGGCTGCCGGGCGCTGGTCATAGCACCCCTCTTTGGGATTGCTCAAGGGGTCTATTTCATTGGGATTGGAGAGCGCATCTTAAAGTGTTTTGAGTAG